The Neorhodopirellula lusitana DNA window TACCGGCCTGGCCGGGGCCACGATGGTGAATCTCTTGGTGCTGCCGGTCCTGTATTCTTGTTTAGCACCGAAGAACCAAACCGCATGAGTCTTTGGCAAACGTTATCGACCAGTTGGCAGTTTTGGGCGTTCTTATCGGCGCTGGCGGCGGCGTTGACGGCGGTGTTTGCTAAGCTGGGGGTGAAAGGAATTCCGCCGGACGTGGCGACGTTCGTTCGCACCGTCGTGATCCTGCTGTTTGTCTCAGCGATGCTCTATTTATCGTCGCAGTTGGGAGTCCTGAAAACTTTGTCGCGTCGTGCGATCGGCTTCCTTGCTCTTTCCGGCTTGGCGACAGGTGCGAGTTGGATCTGCTATTTCCGTGCGCTGGATTTGGGGAAGGCAGCACAAGTCGCGTCGATCGATAAGCTGAGCGTTGTGTTGGTTGCAATCATCGCGATGATCTTCTTGAAAGAACGACTCTCTCCCATCTCGCTTACCGGCATAGGCCTGATCACGCTGGGGACCGTGCTGGTGGCATCGGGAAAGTGATCAGCGAAACACGAACATCTTGCGGATCGTGTAGTTCAGCACCGTGATGTGAAGTGGCCACGCTGCCACCGACTCAGAAGGGGACACTCAAAGAACGGAGAGTTTGGACACCGAAACGGGTTTTCAAGATTCTGTTCGATGCTCCGGTGGCCGACGCCGGAGTCACTGCAGTTCAACATTCTTGCCGCCGATGGCGATTCACTCTGACCCGGTGATACCTGCACGAATGCCTAATGACTCCAGCGATTGGGGGTCGCCGCTCATAATCTGGGCACATTCGTTGCAGGCGTGCGGCCAGCTGGGTTCAGATTGGACGCTTGTACGACACACGACGTCCGCTTATTTCGACGCTTGGCGTGCAGCTATTTTAGTGTTGAAGCATTAATCTCGGGCGGTGGAGGTTTCGCTTGCCACACCGACAAACCCCAGCTCACTCGTACCTCGCTACCGGTGCTTGTCCGTGTGCCTGCGCTCCACGGCTCCATTTTGCTCCGCAACCGCGACACGTGCCGCTCGCTTCCTTCTCTCCTACGCTACCCGTTAACGCGGCACGTCATGCGACGGCTCCGCACTTCAAGCTGTCAGCAAGCGAGACTCAGGCGTTAATCTTTGGGTTGGCTGGCGACTGAGTCCAGATTGGCAACCAATAGTCGCGAAACGGCTCAGGCAGAAAAAAAGGTGTACCCAAAATCTCTGGGTACACCTTTAAAGAGGAATCGACGTAAGTCGAGTACACCCCAGAGGATTCGAACCTCTAACCTTCGGTTCCGTAGACCGATGCTCTATCCAATTGAGCTAGGGGTGCTGGCGTGAGATGGAGAAAGTATAGATTTTCTTGAACCGTTGCAAGGGGTTGCGGCCAGAGTTTCCTTTTCGGTAGCGTTCTCTCTGTTCAGCTCGTTATTGACGTTCAAAACGCTATCGGATCAGGGATGATTTCCGTGACGACCCAAACTCTTTTTTTTTCTGTCGGTGAGCCCAGTGGCGATCAGCATGCTGCTCGGCTGATTTCGCAATTGCGCGAGCGGGCAGATCGTCAGGCGGGATGCGAGCAAACGAGATCTCGTGGGCTGCGAATCCGTGGGTTCGGTGGTCCTGAAATGCAGCAGGCGGGATGCGAGCTGGACTTAGATCTCACTCGGCATGCGGTCGTGGGGATCTTGGAAGTCCTACCCAAAATCCGCGAGTTTTTTCGGTTCGCCGATCAAGCTGAACGGACTTTCGCGGCTGGGGAGGTCGATGGGGTCGTGCTGGTCGATTTTCCGGGGTTTAACTGGCATATCGCGAAACGAGCCAAGAAGTACGGCATCCCGGTGTACTACTACTGCCCGCCGCAGTTGTGGGCTTGGGGCGGCTGGCGGGTGAAGAAGATGAAGCGAACAGTGGACCACGTGATGACGGTCTTGCCGGTCGAAACGGAGTTCTTCGGCCGACACGGGATCCCGGTCACTTTCGTAGGGCATCCGTTTTTTGATGCCGTGGACAAGAAACCGCTGGACTCGGACACGATGCGGCAACTGCAGGCCTTTTCCAACAGCGGGACGCCTTCCGCTTCCGAATTGGTTGCTGCACCTATCAAAACTTCCACGCAGGAAACTATCACGCGGGAAACTTCGAAACTGGAAACTTCGAAACTGGAACCTTCCAGACCAGAAACCTTGCTAGCCAAAGTGGCGGCTGAGACTGTCGAGCCGGGGGCCAGCGAGTCGACTCGTGTGGTTGCCGTATTACCGGGGTCACGGGATCACGAAGTGGAACGCAATTTCCCGGTCATGCTGGAAACCATCCGTCGTCTGGATCGGGATGGTGTGGGCAGTCGCAGTGACGCGTCGAACGTGCGGTATGCCGTGGCGGCGTATCGGGATCGGCATTGTTTGTGGTGTCGGCAGCAGCTTTCAGAGGCGGATCACGACTTGCCCATTGATTTCTTCGTCGATCGTACATCGGAGATCATCGAGGCTGCGCACTGCGCGATGATGGTTAGCGGTTCGGTGAGCCTGGAATTGATGGCTCGGGGGACCCCCGCGGCGGTGATTTATCGAATTGGGCGGGTGCTGCACGCGGTCGGCAAACGCGTCCTGAAGGTCCACAGCGTGACGCTGCCGAACCTGATGGCGGGGCGAAAGGTGTTTCCGGAGTTCATTTCGGTGGGCGATGTGGAGCCAGCGATCGATTTTCTGCATGAAACCACGCGAGCGATGTTGTGTGACTCGTTCTATTACAACCGCGTCCGATCGGAGATGGAGCAGCTTCGGCAGGCCTATGGGCAGCCGGGGGCGTCGGAGCGGGCGGCTGAATTCCTGAGCAACCAGCTTGGTTTATCGGGATTTAGCGAGAAAGACGCATCTGGGCCCGGAGTTGAGCAAACCATTCAGCGACGGGCTGCGTAGCGTCAGGCGATGTTTATGTTCCCACATTCGATTTCGCCATCATCATGACTGACTCCAGCAACCCTGATCTAGACCCCGCCGCCGGTCGTCCTCAAGACACGGGTTCCCCGTCCAAGGAGGGCGGATCGCTTGGTTCGCTGCACGCAGCGGGAATCCCACGAATGGGTGCCGAGGACGGGTACCAACTGGTAGACGAAGAAGACGTCCCGCCGCTGCGAGCGAGCGGAATCGTTTGCTTTATTTTGGGGCTGTTGAGTTTTTGGGCCACGGTCGCTTGGCAAATGTTGATTTTGCCTATCGTTGCGATCATTTTCGGGATCATTGCGATGCGAAAATGGGGCAAAGTGCGTCCGGCGGGAACCACCGCTGCTGTGCTGGGACTCGTACTGGCGTCAGCTTTCGGGGCGGCTGGGATCGTGATTCCGACGATGAAGCAGCGCACGCTTGGAAAACAGGCCGAATACTTTGCTCGGGAGTTTTTAGAAGTTGTCGGTGACGGCGAGGTGGAATTGGCTTTGGAACTGCAAAAACAGGCCAGGAACCGCCAGTTGGGAACCATGGACCTGAAGAAGGCTTATGCCAACGACAAGGTTGCCAGTGAACAACGTGAGGACGCGACGGAGGGAATGGTCAGCACGATTGGTGCGTTGGGTCCTGATATTGAGTGGGAGTTGGCTGAGCCGGTTCGTGTGTTTTTCAAGTACGGTATCGAGAAAGCGGACACTTACTGGATTGATCCCAGCAACAAAGAGAGCCGCAAAATTCAGATTTTGCTGGAGTGGCATCCCAACGAAACGGACAAAACCGGGCAGTGGAACGTGTCTCTGTTTCAGTACCACCGTGAGCTAATCGTTGCTCCAACGGTGCTGTAGAACAGCGTCGATCGGCTTTCTACCTGGTCTTGGGCATTGTTCGAAGTCCGATTCAGTGCGTCATCGACGGTGGTTTTGGGCGAAGTCGACGGTTGGTGCTCGAGCCTGCAAGTTCATTACGGCCTTCAGGTTCAGTGCGGCCTTCAGGTGTCAGTGCGGTTGCCAAATCGGAATCCGGCTTTTTGGGAAGTCCCTGGCCGCTTTGGGCGTTGTGCTGGATTCGACGTTGTGCTGGATCCAATGTTCGCTCTTCCCCACGCTTCGCTTGACCCTTCCTGGGCTGGGTGAATCGAACCGCTCGAGACTATGGGATGGGCTCTAATGAGCGGGCCATGGTTCGATGAAGTCGCGGGCAGCAGCCTTGGCCGCACTACCAGGGGTGGGCGATTGCGTCTCGTTTCACGCATAGGGGCGGCGGATGGTGAGCGGGATGCGGTTGGAAACCTCGCTCAACGAGTTTCCCGACGATTGGTATTGACTGGTTTCGGCGATCGCACCAAACTTCTGTCTTGCTTGTATCGAAGCGGCACAGCCGGCGTCGGGAAAACCACCCCTGCGGCTGAGACTCTACGCTACAGGGACGTACCGGATCGAAATTTGCCTCGGCACTCGGTTCGAATTGGATAGCAAAGGAAGGCTTGGGAAGTTCAAGCATGTTCCGGCGATATCGGTTCGGCCCCGCCGGTCACTCAGGATGGGTGATGAAACAGCGCATGTGCGCATGACGGGTTGACCGATCCAATCACGGCATCCGCTTCGGGATTTTGGCCGACCGAGTTTGTATTTGTGGGTGAACTGAATTCAGTTCGCGAACGAGAAAGCTCTGGTTCCGCACAATCTTTCGTGGTGACTGCCAACCGCAATCGCCAACCGGCATGGGTTTTCGTTTGTCATTCCAAACGGACTTAGACGTCAAAGAACTAGTGCGTAGCGCGTCGGACATCGTTGATGTCATCGGGCGCGATCTGGAGTTGCGTCCACAGGGGCGTCACTTCGTTGCACGCTGCCCGTTCCACAACGACAAACGTCCTTCGATGACGGTGAACCAAGAGCGGCAATCGTGGAAGTGTTGGGTTTGCGATGTTGGCGGCGACGTGTTCAGTTTTGTGATGCAGCGGGAAGGGCTGGACTTTCCGGCGGCGTTGAGGTTGCTTGCGGAACGGGCCAATATCGAGCTTCCCGACAAACGACAGGGCCCCAAGACTCAGCCGGGCAGCCCCAATGATAAAGCGACTTTATTGGCCGCGATCAGTGACGTTGCCCAGGCGTACTATGAACAACTTGACGCACGCAAGTCCGATGACGCCAAGATGGCATGGGACTATCTGAACTCGCGCGGCATTGACGACGAAAACCGAAAACGTTTCCGGATTGGTTTTGCGCCCGACTCATGGGACTTCGCCGTTAACTTGTTGAAACGCAAGAATGTTTCGGAACAAGTCGCGGTGGCGTGTGGGGTCGCGAAGTCACGCAATCAGGCGGGAAATCAATCATCCAATTCCACGGGCTGCTACGATTTTTTCCGTGGCCGATTGATGTTCCCGATCAGCAACGCTCAAGGCAAAGTGATTTCGCTGGGCGGTCGCATCATTCCGGCGATTGCCGAACGCACCGTGGCGGCATCGGGCGGCAAGGCGACCGCGGGCGCAAAATATTTTAACGGTCCTGAAACGCTGCTCTATCGCAAGTCATCGGAACTTTACGGGCTGGATCTTGCTCGTGATGCGATCCGTGGTGCGGGCGAAGTTTTAGTGATGGAAGGCTACACCGATGTCGTGGCGACTCGGATGGCTGGTATTGAAAATTCGGTCGCCGTGCTGGGCACTGCGTTGACGGAGCAACACGTTGGCGTGTTGAAGCGATTCGCTTCTCGCGTTGTGTTGGTTTTGGATGGCGACGAGGCCGGTCGGCGACGCGCTGAAGAGGTGCTTGAGTTGTTCGTCAAGGCGGACGCGGATTTGCGAATCCTGACGTTGCCCGACAACGCTGACCCGGCGGATTTCTTGGCTGCTCATCCGGCGTCGGATCTATTGGAAATGGCGGCGTCGGCACCGGATGCGATCGACCATAAGCTTACGCGTTTGACCGATGGTGTTGATATCACGCGGGACACTCACCGCGTGACCAGTGCGATCGAAACGTTGTTGGGCTTGTTCGTGAAAGTGCCGCAAAGTGACGACCGTGCGTCGCTGAAGGTGGAGCAGTTATTGGTTCGCATGAGCCGCACGTTTGAGTTGCCGGTTGAAAGCCTTTCCCGCCGTTTGGACACGCTTCGCGACGCTTATC harbors:
- a CDS encoding lipid-A-disaccharide synthase, yielding MISVTTQTLFFSVGEPSGDQHAARLISQLRERADRQAGCEQTRSRGLRIRGFGGPEMQQAGCELDLDLTRHAVVGILEVLPKIREFFRFADQAERTFAAGEVDGVVLVDFPGFNWHIAKRAKKYGIPVYYYCPPQLWAWGGWRVKKMKRTVDHVMTVLPVETEFFGRHGIPVTFVGHPFFDAVDKKPLDSDTMRQLQAFSNSGTPSASELVAAPIKTSTQETITRETSKLETSKLEPSRPETLLAKVAAETVEPGASESTRVVAVLPGSRDHEVERNFPVMLETIRRLDRDGVGSRSDASNVRYAVAAYRDRHCLWCRQQLSEADHDLPIDFFVDRTSEIIEAAHCAMMVSGSVSLELMARGTPAAVIYRIGRVLHAVGKRVLKVHSVTLPNLMAGRKVFPEFISVGDVEPAIDFLHETTRAMLCDSFYYNRVRSEMEQLRQAYGQPGASERAAEFLSNQLGLSGFSEKDASGPGVEQTIQRRAA
- the dnaG gene encoding DNA primase: MGFRLSFQTDLDVKELVRSASDIVDVIGRDLELRPQGRHFVARCPFHNDKRPSMTVNQERQSWKCWVCDVGGDVFSFVMQREGLDFPAALRLLAERANIELPDKRQGPKTQPGSPNDKATLLAAISDVAQAYYEQLDARKSDDAKMAWDYLNSRGIDDENRKRFRIGFAPDSWDFAVNLLKRKNVSEQVAVACGVAKSRNQAGNQSSNSTGCYDFFRGRLMFPISNAQGKVISLGGRIIPAIAERTVAASGGKATAGAKYFNGPETLLYRKSSELYGLDLARDAIRGAGEVLVMEGYTDVVATRMAGIENSVAVLGTALTEQHVGVLKRFASRVVLVLDGDEAGRRRAEEVLELFVKADADLRILTLPDNADPADFLAAHPASDLLEMAASAPDAIDHKLTRLTDGVDITRDTHRVTSAIETLLGLFVKVPQSDDRASLKVEQLLVRMSRTFELPVESLSRRLDTLRDAYREREAKQERYRQNASKAAAKSAGNSPSRNESPNQYRAKDANVSSGESYQSAVPMEFGGGDPFADAAMEDAGMGGMDDPMMMDSFSGGYDTRSSGFQPSVQSRSQFDSHSSNVPLTGVDRELFETLIASPEVAAMAVEAIDPDWLVSVTAKMLLSAYQELDLAGSDLDAASLLTLIDNEFLKDQVTTLQKRVEALGDRMIDEPEDRYKSILTRFREREFELEKSRQIKKLESASLPEDEELAMLQQLIAAERLRHSPR
- a CDS encoding EamA family transporter; the protein is MSLWQTLSTSWQFWAFLSALAAALTAVFAKLGVKGIPPDVATFVRTVVILLFVSAMLYLSSQLGVLKTLSRRAIGFLALSGLATGASWICYFRALDLGKAAQVASIDKLSVVLVAIIAMIFLKERLSPISLTGIGLITLGTVLVASGK
- a CDS encoding DUF4190 domain-containing protein — encoded protein: MTDSSNPDLDPAAGRPQDTGSPSKEGGSLGSLHAAGIPRMGAEDGYQLVDEEDVPPLRASGIVCFILGLLSFWATVAWQMLILPIVAIIFGIIAMRKWGKVRPAGTTAAVLGLVLASAFGAAGIVIPTMKQRTLGKQAEYFAREFLEVVGDGEVELALELQKQARNRQLGTMDLKKAYANDKVASEQREDATEGMVSTIGALGPDIEWELAEPVRVFFKYGIEKADTYWIDPSNKESRKIQILLEWHPNETDKTGQWNVSLFQYHRELIVAPTVL